In one Methylobacterium sp. SyP6R genomic region, the following are encoded:
- a CDS encoding DUF1013 domain-containing protein, whose amino-acid sequence MSQGPLMPKATAVWLVENTSLSFDQIADFCKLHPLEVKGIADGEVAAGIKGLDPVSTGQLTREEIERAQVNPNHRMKVAVSKVKLPEVKRTKGPRYTPLSRRQDRPNAILWLLRNHPELKDAQVMRLVGTTKSTIQQIRERTHWNSGSLQPMDPVTLGLCSQIDLDFEVQRAAKDRPLVESAEGGATLMPPELSVLPEPEDHDADRRPGRGDERLDADSVFARLKPMRKGGEDEDDDEY is encoded by the coding sequence ATGTCCCAGGGACCGTTGATGCCGAAGGCGACGGCCGTCTGGCTCGTCGAGAACACGTCGCTGTCCTTCGATCAGATCGCCGATTTCTGCAAGCTCCACCCCCTCGAGGTGAAGGGTATCGCCGACGGCGAGGTGGCGGCCGGCATCAAGGGCCTCGACCCGGTCTCGACCGGCCAGCTCACCCGCGAGGAGATCGAGCGGGCGCAGGTCAACCCGAACCACCGCATGAAGGTGGCGGTCTCGAAGGTGAAGCTGCCCGAGGTGAAGCGCACCAAGGGCCCGCGCTACACCCCGCTGTCGCGCCGCCAGGACCGGCCGAACGCCATCCTGTGGCTGCTGCGCAACCACCCGGAGCTGAAGGACGCGCAGGTGATGCGCCTCGTCGGCACCACCAAGTCGACGATCCAGCAGATCCGTGAGCGTACCCACTGGAATTCCGGCTCGCTGCAGCCGATGGACCCGGTGACCCTCGGCCTGTGCTCGCAGATCGACCTCGATTTCGAGGTCCAGCGCGCTGCCAAGGATCGTCCGCTGGTGGAATCCGCCGAGGGCGGCGCCACCCTGATGCCGCCCGAACTCTCGGTCCTGCCCGAGCCCGAGGATCACGACGCCGATCGCCGGCCCGGCCGCGGCGACGAGCGCCTCGATGCGGATTCGGTCTTCGCCCGCCTCAAGCCGATGCGGAAGGGCGGCGAGGACGAGGACGACGACGAGTATTGA
- a CDS encoding DUF4170 domain-containing protein codes for MSNPGNTPATSQEPKQLLHLVFGGELTDLDSVTFRDLSKLDVVGIFPDYASAAMAWKAKAQQTVDSAQTRYFIVHLHKLLQP; via the coding sequence ATGAGCAACCCGGGCAACACCCCTGCGACCTCCCAGGAGCCGAAGCAGCTCCTCCACCTGGTGTTCGGGGGCGAGCTGACCGACCTCGACAGCGTGACCTTCCGCGACCTCTCGAAGCTCGACGTGGTCGGCATCTTCCCCGACTATGCCAGCGCCGCCATGGCCTGGAAGGCGAAGGCGCAGCAGACCGTCGACAGCGCCCAGACCCGCTACTTCATCGTGCATCTCCACAAGCTCCTGCAGCCCTGA
- a CDS encoding ribose-phosphate pyrophosphokinase: MKSSIKIVAGNASRPLAEAIAAYLEKPLAVCSVRRFADMEIFVELQENVRGEDVYIVQSTSFPANDHLMELLIMIDAARRSSARRITAVLPYFGYARQDRRTSGRTPISAKLVANLITEAGADRVMTLDLHAGQIQGFFDIPTDNLFAAPVMVRDIKERMDPADMMVVSPDVGGVVRARALAKRIDAPLAIVDKRRDRPGESEVMNIIGEVEGRSCILVDDIVDSGGTLVNAAEALLAKGAKDVSAYITHGVLSGGAVSRIASSKLKELVITDSIQPTAAVKLARNIRVVTIAPLLGEAIGRTAEESSVSSLFV, encoded by the coding sequence ATGAAATCCTCGATCAAGATCGTCGCCGGCAATGCGAGCCGCCCGCTGGCCGAGGCGATCGCGGCCTATCTCGAGAAGCCGCTGGCGGTCTGCTCGGTGCGCCGGTTCGCCGACATGGAGATCTTCGTCGAGCTCCAGGAGAACGTGCGCGGCGAGGACGTGTACATCGTCCAGTCGACCTCGTTCCCGGCCAACGATCACCTGATGGAACTGCTCATCATGATCGACGCCGCGCGGCGCTCCTCGGCGCGGCGGATCACCGCCGTGCTGCCCTATTTCGGCTATGCCCGCCAGGACCGGCGCACCTCGGGCCGCACCCCGATCTCGGCCAAGCTCGTGGCCAACCTCATCACCGAGGCCGGTGCCGACCGGGTGATGACCCTCGACCTGCATGCCGGCCAGATCCAGGGCTTCTTCGACATCCCGACCGACAACCTGTTCGCCGCCCCCGTGATGGTGCGCGACATCAAGGAGCGGATGGACCCGGCCGACATGATGGTGGTGTCGCCCGATGTCGGCGGCGTGGTCCGCGCCCGCGCGCTCGCCAAGCGCATCGACGCGCCGCTCGCCATCGTCGACAAGCGCCGCGACCGGCCCGGCGAATCGGAGGTGATGAACATCATCGGCGAGGTCGAGGGCCGCTCCTGCATCCTCGTCGACGACATCGTCGATTCCGGCGGCACGCTCGTCAACGCCGCCGAGGCCCTGCTCGCCAAGGGCGCCAAGGACGTCTCGGCCTACATCACCCACGGCGTGCTCTCGGGGGGCGCGGTGTCGCGCATCGCCTCCTCGAAACTCAAGGAGCTGGTGATCACCGATTCGATCCAGCCGACCGCCGCGGTCAAGCTCGCCCGCAACATCCGGGTCGTCACCATCGCGCCGCTGCTCGGCGAGGCGATCGGGCGCACCGCCGAAGAGTCGAGCGTCTCGAGCCTGTTCGTCTAA
- a CDS encoding IS110 family transposase, giving the protein MEVLYPRCAALDVHKDTVVAAIRLAESSEVQREVRTFATTTTALLDLSAWLDEHACTHVAMEATGIYWRPVWQVLDADSRTLILANAAHVKNVPGRKTDVADAVWLSDLLAHGLIRASFVPEAQTQAMRDLLRTRKQLVREQASHVQRIQKTLEEANLKLASVLTDIMGQSGRAVLDALVKGERDPAGLQALVSPRVKAAPEAIRAALTGRIGDHHRFLLGVHLRQYDGLGRAIAEIDAQVERDLGPFREAVKLLVTIPGISDLTAQVILSEIGPDMSRFPTAGHLISWAGLCPRNDESAGKRRSTRLRKGAPWLKTALVQAAWAGVRKKASYIRAQFQRLRGRRGPKKAICAVAASMLTAIYHMLKAGTAYVDPGPDHGRKAAPTIRAKALVRQIERLGFACEIKPVEPVSI; this is encoded by the coding sequence ATGGAGGTCCTCTACCCCCGCTGCGCCGCCCTCGATGTTCACAAGGACACCGTCGTCGCAGCCATCCGTCTGGCCGAGAGCAGCGAGGTTCAGCGTGAGGTGCGGACGTTTGCCACCACCACGACCGCTCTGCTCGACCTCTCCGCCTGGCTCGACGAGCACGCCTGCACCCATGTCGCCATGGAGGCGACCGGCATCTACTGGCGCCCGGTCTGGCAGGTCCTCGACGCCGACAGCCGCACCCTGATCCTGGCCAATGCCGCCCATGTCAAGAACGTGCCCGGCCGCAAGACCGACGTCGCCGACGCGGTTTGGCTCTCCGACCTGCTCGCCCACGGCCTGATCCGCGCCAGCTTCGTGCCCGAGGCTCAGACCCAGGCGATGCGCGACCTGCTGCGCACCCGCAAGCAACTGGTCCGCGAGCAGGCCAGCCACGTCCAGCGCATCCAGAAGACCCTCGAGGAGGCCAACCTCAAGCTCGCCTCGGTGCTCACCGACATCATGGGCCAGTCCGGTCGCGCCGTGCTCGACGCGCTGGTCAAGGGCGAGCGCGATCCGGCTGGGCTGCAGGCGCTGGTCAGCCCGCGGGTGAAGGCGGCGCCCGAGGCGATCCGGGCCGCGCTCACGGGCCGGATCGGGGATCACCACCGTTTCCTGCTCGGTGTGCATCTACGCCAGTACGACGGGTTGGGGCGAGCGATCGCGGAGATCGACGCGCAGGTGGAGCGCGACCTCGGCCCTTTCCGGGAAGCGGTGAAGCTGCTGGTGACGATCCCGGGCATCAGTGACCTCACCGCGCAGGTGATCCTCTCCGAGATCGGCCCCGACATGAGCCGCTTCCCGACCGCCGGCCATCTGATCTCCTGGGCCGGGCTGTGCCCGAGAAACGACGAGAGCGCGGGCAAGCGGCGCTCGACGCGGCTGCGCAAGGGCGCGCCCTGGCTCAAGACGGCCTTGGTGCAGGCCGCCTGGGCCGGAGTGCGCAAGAAGGCGAGCTACATCAGGGCGCAGTTCCAGCGCTTGCGCGGCCGGCGCGGCCCCAAGAAGGCGATCTGCGCGGTCGCCGCTTCGATGTTGACCGCGATCTATCACATGCTCAAGGCCGGCACGGCTTACGTCGATCCCGGGCCTGATCACGGCCGCAAGGCGGCCCCGACCATCCGCGCCAAGGCGCTCGTGCGGCAGATCGAGCGCCTTGGATTTGCGTGCGAAATCAAACCCGTAGAGCCAGTTTCTATTTAG
- a CDS encoding alkene reductase, which yields MPSLFDPIQLGAIQAPNRILMAPLTRGRASRTHVPTPIMAEYYRQRAGAGLIISEATGISQEGTGWPFAPGLWAPEQVEAWKPVVAAVHEAGGRIVAQLWHMGRVVHPDFLGGQAPVSASATTAPDQAHTYEGKKPYAEARPLREDEIPRLLADYAKAARNAVEAGFDGVQIHAANGYLIDQFLRSGTNLRQDRYGGSVENRIRLLAEVARTVADTIGADRTGVRLSPNEPIQGVDDPEPETLFPAAAAALSQIGVAFLELREPGPNGTFGKAARPAVAPAIKAAFRGPLVLNSDYDGPKGQAALDEGRADAIAFGRTFIANPDLPERIAKGAALNKDNYKTWYSQGPEGYIDYPALEQGAR from the coding sequence CCCGATCCAGCTCGGCGCCATCCAGGCTCCGAACCGCATCCTGATGGCCCCGCTGACCCGCGGCCGCGCCTCGCGGACCCACGTGCCGACCCCGATCATGGCGGAGTATTACCGCCAGCGCGCCGGGGCCGGCCTGATCATCAGCGAGGCGACCGGCATCTCGCAGGAAGGCACCGGCTGGCCCTTCGCCCCGGGCCTGTGGGCGCCTGAGCAGGTCGAGGCCTGGAAGCCGGTGGTCGCCGCGGTGCACGAGGCCGGCGGCCGCATCGTCGCGCAGCTCTGGCACATGGGCCGGGTGGTGCACCCGGACTTCCTCGGCGGGCAGGCCCCGGTCTCGGCCTCCGCCACCACGGCGCCCGACCAGGCCCACACCTACGAGGGCAAGAAGCCCTATGCCGAGGCACGGCCCTTGCGCGAGGACGAGATCCCGCGGCTCTTGGCGGATTACGCCAAGGCCGCCCGCAACGCGGTCGAGGCCGGCTTCGACGGGGTGCAGATCCACGCCGCGAACGGCTACCTGATCGACCAGTTCCTGCGCTCGGGCACCAACCTGCGCCAGGACCGCTACGGCGGCTCGGTCGAGAACCGCATCCGGCTCCTCGCCGAGGTCGCCCGCACCGTCGCCGACACGATCGGAGCCGACCGCACCGGCGTGCGCCTGTCGCCGAACGAGCCGATCCAGGGCGTCGACGATCCCGAGCCCGAGACCCTGTTCCCGGCCGCCGCCGCCGCGCTCTCGCAGATCGGCGTCGCCTTCCTGGAACTGCGCGAGCCCGGCCCGAACGGCACCTTCGGCAAGGCCGCCCGCCCGGCCGTGGCGCCCGCCATCAAGGCCGCCTTCCGCGGTCCCCTGGTGCTGAACTCCGACTACGACGGCCCGAAGGGCCAGGCCGCCCTCGACGAGGGCCGCGCCGACGCGATCGCCTTCGGCCGCACCTTCATCGCCAATCCGGACCTGCCGGAGCGGATCGCCAAGGGCGCAGCCCTCAACAAGGACAATTACAAGACCTGGTACAGCCAGGGTCCGGAGGGCTACATCGACTATCCGGCGCTCGAACAGGGTGCCCGATAG
- a CDS encoding nitrate reductase, whose product MNLHVPALTPEAAPVRTTCPYCGVGCGVLARPDGEGGASVAGDPQHPANFGRLCSKGSALGETLSLDDRVLHPEIAGRRATWDAALDAVADGFKRTIAAHGPDSVAFYLSGQLLTEDYYVANKLAKGFIGTPHVDTNSRLCMSSSVAAHRRAFGSDTVPGCYEDLDEADLLVLVGSNTAWCHPILFRRMLDAREKRGTKIVVIDPRQTQTGEEADLFLGLKPGTDTALFSGLLVHLADNGALDPRYIAEHTAGFEPALERARQIAPTVAATAAATGLREAEVETFFTLFRTTPRVVTATSQGVNQSAQGTDKANAIINCHLATGRIGRPGMGPFSLTGQPNAMGGREVGGLANMLAAHMHFTPEEVDLVRRFWNAPNIITGEGLKAVQLFEAIERGKIKALWVMGTNPAVSMPRADRVRAALAKLDTYVVSEVVANTDTVRARNAILLPALAWGEKDGTVTNSERRISRQRAFLAAPGEARADWWIMAQVGQRLGHAKAFAWGNAAAVFREHAALSEFENRGTRDFDLGGLADITDAAYDAAAPVQWPLTRKAKAPQTRFFANGGFFTRDRKARFVAVQKPALAQATSDALPLRLNTGRVRDHWHTLTRTGKSPRLSAHRAVPFVEIHPDDAETAGLTDGDLARVRTAHGAAVLEVMVTPGAQAGMLFAPMHWSEANTSDGRVGALAQGAVDPVSGQPELKATPASIAPEPYRSRGYLITRDTVAAPFGWWWARTSLEGGTGLIFAAQDGAPEAAALMRETFPGAALSEYADPARGRYRAAAFRDGRLLGVLALAPAAERPTWDAAKAFFRTQELLEPSARRALISGRAESAGTGPLVCACHTVGLDTIRGAIKGGAHGVEAVGAACKAGTNCGSCIPEIRKLLAAELASASA is encoded by the coding sequence ATGAACCTGCACGTGCCGGCCCTCACTCCCGAGGCCGCCCCCGTCCGGACCACCTGCCCGTATTGCGGCGTCGGCTGCGGCGTGCTCGCTCGGCCGGACGGGGAGGGGGGCGCGAGCGTCGCGGGCGATCCGCAGCATCCGGCGAATTTCGGCCGGCTGTGCTCGAAGGGCTCGGCGCTCGGCGAAACCCTCTCCCTCGACGACCGGGTGCTCCACCCCGAGATCGCCGGGCGGCGGGCGACCTGGGACGCGGCGCTCGATGCGGTGGCGGACGGATTCAAGCGCACCATCGCGGCGCACGGGCCGGATTCGGTTGCGTTCTACCTCTCGGGCCAGCTGCTCACCGAGGATTACTACGTCGCCAACAAGCTGGCGAAGGGCTTCATCGGCACGCCCCACGTCGACACCAATTCGCGGCTCTGCATGTCGTCCTCGGTGGCGGCGCATCGCCGGGCCTTCGGCTCCGACACGGTGCCCGGCTGCTACGAGGATCTGGACGAGGCCGATCTCCTGGTGCTCGTTGGCTCGAACACCGCCTGGTGCCACCCGATCCTGTTCCGCCGCATGCTCGACGCGCGGGAGAAGCGCGGGACGAAGATCGTCGTCATCGATCCGCGCCAGACCCAGACCGGCGAGGAGGCCGACCTTTTCCTTGGGCTCAAGCCCGGCACCGACACCGCCCTGTTCTCCGGCCTCCTGGTCCATCTCGCGGACAATGGCGCCCTCGACCCGCGCTACATCGCCGAGCACACCGCCGGCTTCGAGCCGGCGCTCGAGCGCGCCCGGCAGATCGCCCCGACGGTGGCCGCGACCGCCGCCGCCACCGGCCTGAGAGAGGCCGAGGTCGAGACCTTCTTCACGCTGTTTCGCACCACGCCGCGGGTCGTCACCGCGACCTCGCAGGGGGTGAACCAGTCGGCGCAAGGGACCGATAAGGCCAACGCGATCATCAACTGCCACCTCGCCACCGGCCGCATCGGCCGGCCCGGCATGGGGCCGTTCTCGCTCACGGGCCAGCCCAACGCGATGGGCGGGCGCGAGGTCGGCGGGCTCGCCAACATGCTGGCCGCCCACATGCATTTCACCCCCGAGGAGGTGGATCTGGTGCGCCGGTTCTGGAACGCGCCGAACATCATCACCGGCGAGGGGCTGAAGGCGGTGCAGCTCTTCGAGGCGATCGAGCGCGGCAAGATCAAGGCGCTCTGGGTGATGGGCACCAACCCGGCCGTCTCGATGCCCCGGGCCGACCGGGTGCGGGCGGCGCTCGCGAAGCTCGACACCTACGTGGTCTCGGAGGTGGTGGCGAACACCGACACGGTGCGGGCCCGCAACGCGATCCTGCTGCCGGCGCTGGCCTGGGGCGAGAAGGATGGCACGGTGACCAATTCCGAGCGCCGCATCTCGCGCCAGCGCGCCTTCCTGGCGGCGCCCGGCGAGGCGCGGGCCGATTGGTGGATCATGGCGCAGGTGGGCCAGCGCCTCGGCCACGCCAAGGCCTTCGCCTGGGGCAACGCGGCGGCGGTGTTCCGCGAGCATGCCGCCCTGTCGGAGTTCGAGAATCGCGGCACCCGCGACTTCGATCTCGGCGGCCTCGCCGACATCACCGACGCCGCCTATGACGCGGCAGCACCCGTGCAGTGGCCGCTCACCCGCAAGGCCAAGGCGCCGCAGACCCGCTTCTTCGCCAATGGCGGTTTCTTCACCCGCGACCGCAAGGCCCGTTTCGTCGCGGTGCAGAAGCCGGCGCTGGCGCAGGCCACCAGCGACGCGCTCCCCTTGCGCCTCAATACCGGCCGGGTGCGCGACCACTGGCACACCCTGACCCGCACGGGGAAGAGCCCGCGCCTCTCGGCCCACCGCGCCGTTCCCTTCGTCGAGATCCACCCCGACGATGCCGAGACTGCGGGCCTCACCGACGGCGACCTCGCCCGCGTCCGCACCGCCCATGGCGCGGCGGTGCTCGAAGTCATGGTGACGCCGGGCGCGCAAGCCGGAATGCTGTTCGCCCCGATGCACTGGAGCGAGGCCAACACCTCGGACGGCCGCGTCGGTGCGCTCGCGCAAGGCGCGGTCGATCCGGTCTCGGGCCAGCCGGAACTCAAGGCGACCCCGGCCTCGATCGCCCCCGAACCCTACCGCTCCCGCGGCTACCTCATCACCCGCGACACGGTGGCCGCGCCGTTCGGCTGGTGGTGGGCGCGGACGAGCCTGGAGGGCGGGACCGGCCTGATCTTCGCCGCCCAGGACGGTGCGCCCGAGGCCGCCGCGCTGATGCGCGAGACCTTTCCCGGGGCGGCCCTCAGCGAGTATGCCGACCCGGCCCGCGGCCGCTACCGCGCCGCCGCCTTCCGGGACGGGCGATTGCTCGGCGTGCTGGCCCTGGCCCCGGCCGCCGAGCGCCCGACCTGGGACGCCGCCAAGGCGTTCTTCCGCACCCAGGAACTGCTGGAGCCCTCGGCCCGCCGGGCCCTGATCTCGGGGAGAGCGGAGAGTGCCGGCACCGGCCCGCTGGTCTGCGCCTGCCACACGGTCGGGCTCGACACGATCCGGGGCGCGATCAAGGGCGGGGCGCACGGGGTCGAGGCGGTGGGGGCCGCGTGCAAGGCCGGCACCAATTGCGGCTCGTGCATCCCTGAGATCCGCAAGCTGCTGGCGGCGGAACTTGCGTCCGCTTCCGCATAG
- a CDS encoding M6 family metalloprotease domain-containing protein, whose product MLDSIRAQVAAGRVLSTGDARLATRAGWLGNRAAALSGFNDGVVYPPPAEQAAPAAFDDRSAERLPRLIKRDGITHLHCLVLLVDFSDLPGKRSKAEYERLLFDPGNPGSLHNFYREMSYGRLHITGEVIDWQRAAHPSGYYADGQSGTGTGFPRNTPGLLDETLQRYCTANSLEPFDRNGDGFLDGLVLIHAGGGAEAEPDPALRKARIWSHKWTLPHPVTHGKVSAYAYFTAPEDGRLGVFAHEFGHFLGLPDLYDTSYRGAGIGDLCLMSGGSWAGGGHRPARMSAWCLVELGWVTPVTVTVSSRVSLTTLERDATASIRIDGPPGSLEYFLLENRQRVGRDDALFGSGLAIWHIDDSQADNANPRIYRVALIQADGLRDLQAGRKPADPADLFPGTGGVRAVDDRGAAHPHLRWNDGTASGLALSDITERDGLIVATLTIAPVATA is encoded by the coding sequence GTGCTCGACAGCATCAGGGCTCAGGTCGCGGCCGGTCGGGTTCTCTCGACGGGGGATGCCAGGCTGGCGACCCGGGCCGGGTGGCTCGGCAACAGGGCGGCCGCCCTCAGCGGCTTCAACGACGGCGTCGTCTACCCGCCGCCCGCCGAACAGGCGGCGCCGGCCGCGTTCGACGATCGGTCCGCCGAGCGTCTCCCCCGCCTGATCAAGCGCGACGGGATCACCCACCTCCATTGCCTGGTTCTGCTCGTCGACTTTTCCGACCTTCCGGGGAAAAGGTCGAAGGCCGAGTACGAGCGGCTTCTGTTCGATCCGGGCAATCCCGGTTCTCTACACAACTTTTATCGGGAGATGTCGTACGGGCGACTGCACATCACCGGGGAGGTGATCGACTGGCAGCGCGCGGCCCATCCCTCCGGCTATTACGCCGACGGCCAGAGTGGAACCGGCACCGGCTTCCCGCGGAACACGCCGGGTCTCCTCGACGAAACCTTGCAGCGCTACTGCACGGCCAACAGCCTGGAGCCGTTCGATCGCAACGGGGACGGCTTTCTCGACGGGCTGGTCCTCATCCATGCCGGCGGCGGCGCCGAGGCGGAACCGGATCCCGCGTTGCGCAAGGCGCGCATCTGGTCGCACAAGTGGACGCTGCCCCATCCCGTCACCCACGGCAAGGTGAGCGCCTACGCCTACTTCACCGCCCCGGAGGATGGCCGGCTCGGGGTGTTCGCCCACGAGTTCGGGCACTTCCTCGGGCTGCCGGACCTCTACGACACGAGCTATCGCGGCGCCGGCATCGGCGACCTGTGCCTGATGAGCGGCGGCTCCTGGGCCGGCGGCGGCCATCGCCCGGCCCGCATGTCGGCGTGGTGCCTGGTGGAACTGGGATGGGTCACGCCCGTGACGGTCACCGTCTCGTCGCGCGTCTCGCTCACGACGCTGGAACGCGATGCGACGGCGAGCATCCGCATCGACGGTCCTCCCGGCTCCCTCGAATACTTCCTGCTCGAGAACCGCCAGCGGGTCGGCCGTGACGACGCGCTGTTCGGTTCGGGCCTCGCGATCTGGCATATCGACGACAGTCAGGCCGACAACGCCAATCCGCGGATCTACCGGGTCGCGCTGATCCAGGCCGACGGTCTGCGCGATCTCCAGGCCGGTCGCAAACCAGCCGATCCGGCCGACCTGTTCCCGGGCACGGGCGGGGTCCGCGCGGTCGACGATCGCGGTGCCGCTCACCCGCATCTGCGCTGGAACGACGGGACCGCCAGCGGCCTCGCCCTCTCCGACATCACGGAACGGGACGGCCTGATCGTGGCGACCCTCACGATCGCTCCGGTCGCCACCGCTTGA
- the cysG gene encoding siroheme synthase CysG: MRTPRAPRETRSPGLEPLAVLPVFVTLTGKRAVLAGANGGAAWKVKLLAAAGAHVDVFAPEPTEEMRGAPAEAVAGTVVLHERDWSPADLEGAAFAIAAFEDEGECACFVGAARAAGAIVNAIDRPHLCDVSFGAIVNRSPLVVGISTEGAVPVFGQTVRARIEAMLPSGFKAWVAAARDWRAEVSARYHVFGERRAFWERFTDLAFAHPDRAPVRADLDGLIAENDAAPTGGSVVLVGAGPGDAELLTLKALRALRSADVILYDDLVAPEILDYARREARTMLVGKTGHGPSCRQDDINALMVSLAGSGKRVVRLKSGDPLVFGRAGEEIDACREAGIPVTVVPGVTAAQGAAASLGISLTHRDAARRLQYVTGHDRRGALPDDLNWAALADPTVTTVIYMPKRTMRTLLAKAVAEGLPPATPALVVFNATRPDQAVVQGQAHDLADRVEAAGLEGPAIVMVGNALGRGAQAEHVSAIPAAVLQAAERASL; this comes from the coding sequence ATGCGTACGCCCCGTGCCCCCCGAGAGACCCGCTCCCCGGGCCTCGAGCCCCTGGCCGTTCTCCCGGTCTTCGTGACGCTCACGGGCAAGCGCGCGGTGCTGGCCGGGGCCAATGGGGGTGCGGCTTGGAAGGTGAAGCTGCTCGCCGCCGCCGGCGCCCATGTCGACGTGTTCGCCCCCGAACCGACCGAGGAGATGCGCGGCGCACCTGCCGAGGCCGTCGCCGGCACGGTGGTGCTGCATGAGCGCGACTGGTCGCCGGCCGATCTCGAAGGCGCCGCCTTCGCCATCGCGGCCTTCGAGGACGAGGGCGAATGCGCATGCTTCGTCGGCGCCGCCCGCGCCGCGGGCGCCATCGTCAACGCCATCGACCGGCCGCATCTCTGCGACGTGTCGTTCGGCGCCATCGTCAACCGCTCGCCCCTCGTCGTCGGCATCTCCACGGAGGGCGCAGTCCCGGTCTTCGGCCAGACCGTGCGGGCCCGGATCGAGGCGATGCTGCCTTCGGGCTTCAAGGCCTGGGTGGCCGCCGCCCGCGACTGGCGCGCCGAGGTGAGCGCCCGCTACCATGTGTTCGGCGAGCGCCGGGCGTTCTGGGAGCGCTTCACCGACCTCGCCTTCGCCCATCCGGACCGGGCGCCGGTCCGGGCCGATCTCGACGGGCTCATCGCCGAGAACGATGCCGCCCCGACCGGCGGCAGCGTGGTCCTGGTCGGGGCCGGCCCGGGGGACGCCGAACTCCTCACCCTCAAAGCCCTGCGGGCGCTACGCAGCGCCGACGTGATCCTGTACGACGACCTCGTCGCGCCGGAGATCCTGGATTACGCCCGGCGCGAGGCCCGCACGATGCTGGTCGGCAAGACCGGCCACGGCCCCTCCTGCCGCCAGGACGACATCAACGCCCTGATGGTGTCGCTGGCGGGAAGCGGCAAGCGCGTGGTGCGGCTCAAGTCCGGCGACCCCCTGGTCTTCGGCCGGGCCGGCGAGGAGATCGATGCCTGCCGTGAGGCCGGCATCCCGGTGACCGTGGTGCCCGGCGTCACGGCGGCGCAGGGCGCGGCGGCGTCGCTCGGCATCTCGCTCACCCACCGCGACGCGGCACGCCGCCTGCAATACGTCACCGGCCACGACCGCCGCGGCGCCCTGCCCGACGACCTCAACTGGGCCGCCCTCGCCGATCCCACCGTCACGACGGTGATCTACATGCCCAAGCGCACGATGCGCACCCTGCTGGCGAAGGCGGTCGCCGAGGGCCTGCCGCCCGCGACCCCGGCTCTGGTGGTGTTCAACGCCACCCGGCCCGACCAGGCGGTGGTGCAGGGGCAGGCCCACGACCTCGCCGACCGGGTCGAGGCGGCTGGGCTGGAGGGGCCGGCGATCGTGATGGTCGGGAATGCGCTCGGACGGGGAGCCCAGGCGGAGCACGTCTCCGCGATCCCGGCGGCGGTGTTGCAGGCGGCGGAGCGGGCCAGTCTCTGA